From the Anolis sagrei isolate rAnoSag1 chromosome 12, rAnoSag1.mat, whole genome shotgun sequence genome, one window contains:
- the C2CD4D gene encoding C2 calcium-dependent domain-containing protein 4D, giving the protein MFPWKKASKRQPVACPNIITPDRIPPFLIPPNLASIQDRRMCRNQIHEEVAQEDSEENADLQTNGPLQDASSMPQLPGLPLLPESPHTRRRESLFHSGQTPHRSHFTRITTPQRKTHLAPESDTASSTETSPYSSPLLMRSLGALPLCRGYRRRCGSRSTIAGMASRPSSLSTEETSSTDTSPSFPRRETEPPWGHFTPTSFFPLDWVRCRERLTKEVMLTVSKGGRVRLSSEYLQPQGRLRIRLVSAEAFYPSHCDPRHIHCCVSLRLRPGARQRQRSAVVKRSRDPIFNEDFFFEGLLVDDLPRLSLRLKVLNKGSGMRRDAVLGQCDVPLDSLLP; this is encoded by the coding sequence ATGTTCCCCTGGAAGAAAGCCTCCAAACGCCAACCGGTGGCCTGCCCCAATATCATCACCCCAGACAGAATCCCCCCGTTCTTGATCCCGCCCAACCTGGCTTCCATTCAAGACCGGCGTATGTGTAGGAATCAAATCCATGAAGAGGTTGCCCAGGAGGACAGCGAAGAGAACGCGGACCTCCAGACCAATGGACCTCTCCAAGATGCCTCCTCCATGCCTCAGCTCCCCGGCCTCCCTCTCCTTCCGGAGAGTCCGCACACTCGCCGCCGAGAGTCCCTTTTCCACAGCGGACAGACGCCCCATCGGAGCCACTTCACCCGTATCACAACTCCGCAACGGAAGACCCATTTGGCCCCGGAGAGTGACACGGCCTCCTCCACTGAGACTTCCCCCTATAGCTCCCCGCTACTTATGCGTTCCTTGGGTGCCCTCCCGTTGTGCCGTGGCTACCGCCGGAGGTGCGGAAGCCGTTCGACCATTGCGGGCATGGCTTCTCGGCCGAGTTCTTTGTCCACAGAGGAGACCAGTTCTACCGATACAAGCCCCAGCTTCCCCCGCCGAGAAACAGAGCCTCCCTGGGGTCACTTCACCCCTACGTCCTTCTTCCCGCTGGACTGGGTCCGCTGCCGCGAGAGGCTCACCAAGGAGGTGATGCTAACGGTGAGCAAAGGAGGGCGAGTGAGGCTCTCCAGCGAGTATCTTCAACCCCAAGGGAGACTCCGTATCCGGTTAGTGAGTGCCGAGGCCTTCTACCCATCCCATTGCGACCCGAGGCACATTCACTGTTGCGTCTCTCTCCGGTTGCGCCCCGGGGCCAGGCAGAGGCAACGCAGCGCCGTGGTGAAGCGGAGCCGGGACCCCATCTTCAACGAGGACTTTTTCTTTGAGGGTCTCTTGGTCGACGATCTTCCCCGGCTGAGCCTCAGGCTCAAGGTGCTGAACAAGGGCTCCGGGATGCGGAGGGACGCCGTGTTGGGCCAGTGCGACGTCCCGCTCGATTCACTCTTACCCTGA